The DNA window TTCAGAATCTTCATGCTTTCTTTAGTGTTCCCAGCATGCATGGCTTCTTCAGAATCTTCATGCTTTCTTTAGTGTTTTTGCTTGGTGCATTGTTTAATCTTTCTTTATCCTTTTCGCTCCCTGCATTTTTGTACTGTACATCGTGCTCATGCATGTCTTCATCCTTTGATTGTTTAATTTCTTACACCAATTCGCATGTGCTCCTGTTCTTTCCCTTGGTTTCTGCTATGTTCTTTTATGCTTATTGTCGGTTCTTACAAAGTCATCATATCTGGAATGTTCTTCCTTAGTTATCTTAGTGAAATGGATAAAAATGCTCTGCGCCGAAAGCGCTGTGCCGAAATGTCTCCAGATGCCAAGGCTGCACTTTTGTGCTGGAGACGTGAAGCCAGGCTTGTTAAGAAAAAAGACAAATCCTCTCGATCTTATGTTCGTAGTGTACCGTTCGGACATGTTGAAACTGGTGTTTGTTTCTCTGGTTCTGCTCCTGCTCCTGCTCGTAACGACCAGCTACCAGGCTGCCATAATGAAGTTGCTGATGGTTGTCCTGCTGTGCTTCAGCAATCGTTGGACTATATGTCTACCACTATCCCTGCTCCACTCTGCCTATCTAGTGGAACTTCTTCCTCTGCTGTTGTCCCACATTTAGTTCAATGTAGTTTAGTTTCTGAAGGTATATACCATCGCAAAATTCTAGCTCTCTTCCCCCAGGACCTTTATAGTTATTTAGTTGTCTTCCCCATGTTGACATCTTTTATTGTCTTCGCTTCCCTCCGTACTATTCTCATACAAGTGAGTCCATATATTTGTACGGTTTGCAGCATCTCTGATAAGTCGTTCGGTTCACCGTAGAGAAGCTGCGGTAGATAGTGGTACTGCAACGCTAAAAGAGCAGGCCTGTCTCTCCCCCCATGTTTCGGCTACTGTTCAGCCTTCTCGTCCTTCTAGAAAACGTTCCACAGCCAATTGTTCtccgaaaaagaaaaagaacaagctCCTGCATTTGCATAGTCAAAATGAAAATGAACAAACCTGTCATTTGCATACTGAAAGTACATATGCCGTCTTAGGATCTATTGATGAGTCAAATCTTGGATCCCTTCGTTCTTCTGCTCCTTCATGCTTAGACGACTTAGGTGAGCATGGAGTGTCTTCCTCAATCACAGTCACCCCTGTGTCCAAACATTTGTGCTTGCTGACGCAGAGGTAATATATATCCAAGTCTTCCTTTTACCTTCAAATCATCAAACTAACTTCAATACAATTTAATACTTGCTAATCACAGGGTACGACAGTCGAAATGCATGTTCCTCAGAGCATTCTCCATCAAACAACTGAACTGCTTGTACCGTTTAAAACATACCACATCTCTGGAGCTTTGGTTTCTCCGCCAATTACTGATACTGCCATCAGTCAATatccatttcatttcattgctACTGAAGATACTTTAATTGAAGAAATTCAAGAGGCTGGTCAGCCTTCTCTTCCTCTTCATTTCCAGCTACATTCTTTCTCTACATTAGCCGTAATTGCTGACACTGATAAGCTTATAAGTAAGTTAGTCCTCACACCATGCGATATCTTGTCCACCTGCCAACAAATTACTAGCatcctgatttttttttttaaaacttcctTAGATGTCATGGGAATTGTACTACATGCTTTACCTGTGAAAACTATCACTTCTGACAGAGAAACATCCATTGCTCGAGACTATGTCATTGCCGATCGAGAGTAATAACCTTACCTGCTAATTCATTTAGTTATTCCATACATCATATATCCGAACAAACTATTCACATAAATATTTATTCTTCCTGTTTTTGCTAGCATGAGGCCATTCATTTTAACTTTGAAGAATGACTTCCTACAAGCCAATGGTCCTGCAATTGCAGTTGCTCAAAACGATTTTCCAGTCATCATTGGCATAAGAATGAAAGTCACAACACAGAACTGTAACCAAATACCTactatttattatttaaaaaacacCATCACACTTATAAGCAAAAAAATCTTTTTCGTTCATCTTGCTGTTcatattttcttcctttttttcccttatATCCCAGATCTTAGTCTTTCAACTCAAGATTCGACCACTATTTTGATATCTCCAATAGTACAACAAGCAACGGATCTGCATCACTGGTCAGAATTTTTTAGGCGCTCTATGTTCCATCATTCCAATTACTCTGTTCCACCTTAACTTTTCCTTTCTTATTTTAGGTATCATCACAACGCGCCTCAGCTAGCACAGATGGTCCATGAACACAGTTATACTAATCCGCACATCTTTCTTCCTCCCCCTCACTACAATCAAATCCATGACATAGCCGCTCTGCTTCACTTCGTAAAATTCTTATACTACTGGCCAATTTCACATCTTAACTTCTTTTTCATATTTCCTTGTTAATATTTCCCTATTGCTCCTCCTATTGCTTTTATTATTCTATGTAGAAACCAAGGACTGCATGGATTAGAGGTGTCGTCGAGCTTGATTGTAAACCTCAAGATTTTACCTACATAGCTTGTCCCAATTgttatcacccaaacaactgtGTAGATGAACGGAAAATAACTTGCAAATACTGCCAAGCTAATGTTGATCTCCAACCCAGgtacttataaataatataCCCTGTTTATCTTACTCAATCTATACCTCCAATCGCATGTACATCACCTCATTAATTCCAGGGCTTGCATTTCGATCTGGATCACGGATTCAACTGGCACTCTATGTCTTACTGCTATGGGCTCTGAAGCCGAAAAGCTAGTTCAATTTTCAACTGCTGAACTATTCTATTTGCAAATGGAGGTAAGTACCTATTTTCTTTTATGCATCACTTGTTTCGGTCTCTTTTTCCCAACAACTTATTATATTCCTTTCACACTTTATTCTCACCAGAATATAAATATAACCCAACATCTCCAAACAATTCTCCACGGAAAAATACTTACATGCTACATCAAACCCTCCACATCAAAGTTCAGAATGATCAGACGCTCAGCTTATCAAATGATCACTTACTACGCTATGGATGAAGTTCACAACGTTGACAACCTCAACATCAATGATCTCAACATTAATCACTGAAGACCTACTTATTCTGTTTTCTAAATCTACGTTCATTAGTATTAATGTTTTTTACTTATCTGTTAAATATGTTgttcattacaatttccaaatttCTTACTTTCTACTTTCCAATTTCTTATTACTTTACTCAACAACACTGGGCATGCCAATCTTTCAAATCCACACCGCGCTTATGCGCGGTGCACACCTCCTAGTTACTGCATCTAAATAGCGAAGCTGCTGAAGTTTCTCTCCTACTACAGCTCCTTTTTGTCCAACCAAATCTCTAATTTCAGCTTGTACTTTCTTTAATGCGGAAGGGTTCTTCATCAGGGCTGTCATAGCCCAAACAACTGTGGCTGCACTTGTGTCTGTTCCAGCTATGAATATATTCTGCATTGTAGAAATTAGTAAACACAAGGATGTACATATCAATCATGGTGATTCTTTCTGGGGATTTAacgtaattaaaagaaaaatgaatggaTAAACAATCATCAAATGTCTTATGAAGCCGCATTTTAGGTCTCCCAGGCCCACTCTCAAGCATCCCGGCTCCCATTTTCGGCCCCTCTATTTGGAGTCTCCATGTCTAGGGCTGTCGGATTTGGACCCGGACCTGATAGTTTTTTTTGGGGTACGAGTTGAGAAATAATTCCATTATTCAGACTCGGGTTCGGACCCATTTACTCTAACAAAAAAGCAGGTCGAATATGTAATATAGGATTCCAATTCGTTTCCAATCCGGACCCGaacaatatattaataattataaaatataaatatttctaaatacaaTAGTAATTCTTTTACCAAATTAACAAACCCTAATCTTACAATCCACCTACCTGTacatctctctctcctctcttgctcCACCTGCCCATTCCAAGCTTCCAACAAAATCACTAGTTAGTCCATTCCGCCATATCCAAGCTTGCAGAGTTCGCCATCTCTGTTTAAGCTATAATCAATTCTGCCATGTCCCAAAATAATAAGTAAAAAGGTCCAAGCTTTACTTATTGAATCCTTATTTGTATCGATTTGATTGTGCACCTGTTAAATTGTAGCTATATTATCATTCTAACCAGACACTCCCCACGTGAATTAGGCAAAAAACTTGCTTAGGGAGCTGTCTATGTCCATTTAATTGTTATTTATGCCAATCACAACTACCACTTCAGAATTGGCTGGCTTTATTATAACTGAGACAAACGAAACAAGCATTGAAATGTTTGTAGGTGCTCCTGTGATGAATCCTATCTGAACTTTGCAAACAAACTTTCAATGACCACAAAGTAACACTTCTACATATCTAGTGACAAAAGATGATGCAAAAATTAATTGATTAGCCCGTCGATGATGCAAAATTTAATTGATCGCCAAAATTTAGACCTTTGGCAGAACAAGAGCTAGGTTGTCCTAgaaaaaatggccaaaaagaaagagaagcaAAGAATTGTATTACAATAAGAAGGGAATTACCATGAGCAATGCTTTGATGTGATCCCAAGTAAGTTCAAATCCTGATGATTGTTCTTGTTTTATCTGGATCAAGATATCAAGAACATCATCCTTCATTGTTTCTGGCCTATTTGGATTGAGGTGCTCATCTATGAGCTCTTGgtagaacaaatccaagtccTTAAAATTCTTCTCAAGACAAGCAAACATCCCTGAGAGCTTATCAATCCAGCTCAATGAAGGAAGGTAATCAGAGATGAAAAACCCTGCCATCATGGCCTGAGATTCTTGTAAAATTTGATCAAACCTCTTCCTTTCATGCCCTTCTTCATCATATTTCTTACCAAAAGCAATTCGACAAATTATCGTGCTACCAAGCGACGTCATAATCGAACTTAAATTGATTACTTTAGATGCACAAGAAAGATTTGATATCTTCTGTATTAAGTGGGAAATTTCGTCCTGAATAATTGGCGAAAAGGATTGAACTCTACTGAGGCTAAAGAGATGAAGAACACAAACCTTCCTCATCTGCCTCCAATACTCACCATAAGGTGAAAATGCAACATCGTGGCCGTTGTATGATAATTTTTGATGGCTAACATAAGCTCTCCTTCCAGAGAATACAAGATCATGGGTTTTCAGGGCTTCTTTTGCCATTTTCGATGAAGAAATCACAACTACTGGCACAGAACCAATCCTTAAAGACATGAGAGGCCCGTACTTCTTGGAGAGTTTCCACAGGTACTCATGAGGCTTTGCACTATCAAATTGGTGCAAATTTCCAATGAAGGGAAGCCCTGGAGGACCTGGTGGACCACGagtttttttgcttttcttggttttttgaagaagaaaaattagTATCAAAGGAAGAATTGAGCATAGGAAAAGCCAtgccatttttctttgaaatctgATCACTAGAATTTGGTCAATCAAACTTCTTCCCCTTTTTCTAAGTTCATTCTTGACAAAAACCATTAGCATACAAGTTAATTCTTGCAGAAAATCCAAATTGACGATCAAAGAAAGTAACCTTGTTGACTTTTTAACAGATTTATTAAGTCTGGAACATCTTAGAATCCAGGGCTGAGGTGTGCTCTCTGATTTTCAGATAACACGTAACGGGACAACTTAGTTGGATATAAAAAATACTTTACGGGAGCAGATAAGTTCCCcattattaatttttaattcatTTCCCCACCACACCCTGGCCCCCTCTTCCCCACTACCCCTCCCCCGGGtaaaaaagaaccaaaaaaaaaacaacgcaAAAATAAGTTGGAGTGATCCAGCTGAAGGAACAATGGCACCATTGTTGACAGATAATTAATCAGTCCTcaaaaatatgaaagaaatGTTAATGACTAtccactttttaaattttttattttttataatggtactctcattattttatttttatattaataGAAaacagattaaaaaaaaagtagaattGCCAGTATAAAAGGGAGCATCATTataaaaagggataatttcaaaaacctcccctgagatttttgACT is part of the Coffea eugenioides isolate CCC68of chromosome 6, Ceug_1.0, whole genome shotgun sequence genome and encodes:
- the LOC113774331 gene encoding cytochrome P450 71A1-like, which encodes MAWLFLCSILPLILIFLLQKTKKSKKTRGPPGPPGLPFIGNLHQFDSAKPHEYLWKLSKKYGPLMSLRIGSVPVVVISSSKMAKEALKTHDLVFSGRRAYVSHQKLSYNGHDVAFSPYGEYWRQMRKVCVLHLFSLSRVQSFSPIIQDEISHLIQKISNLSCASKVINLSSIMTSLGSTIICRIAFGKKYDEEGHERKRFDQILQESQAMMAGFFISDYLPSLSWIDKLSGMFACLEKNFKDLDLFYQELIDEHLNPNRPETMKDDVLDILIQIKQEQSSGFELTWDHIKALLMNIFIAGTDTSAATVVWAMTALMKNPSALKKVQAEIRDLVGQKGAVVGEKLQQLRYLDAVVNEALRLYPPAPVLVARETTQSCNIEGYEIGSKTLVYINDWAISRDPESWERPDEFIPERFLNNAIDVRGNDFEVIPFGAGRRGCPGIHLGLSTVKLALANLLYSFEWELPSGIRAEDIDTDVLPGITMHKKNALCILAKEYLHKSS